The following proteins come from a genomic window of Populus nigra chromosome 6, ddPopNigr1.1, whole genome shotgun sequence:
- the LOC133697896 gene encoding beta-glucosidase-like SFR2, chloroplastic, with protein MPIYALFISAAKLAGVLATVTVAANVFSFSLYRKKNLKPFKSPIDESAEILASFNLNEGEDEFFFGLATAPAHVEDRLNDSWLQFAEESPCDKSQPNQGMETADALVGSAAGDGGSQPASVSNKDVNKVDMKKRKPLKVAMEAMIRGFEKHAEDELPATNEECHHNVAAWHNVPHPEERLRFWSDPDTELKLAKDTGVSVFRMGIDWTRIMPEEPVNGHKETVNFAALERYKWIIARVHSYGMKVMLTLFHHSLPPWAGEYGGWKLEKTVDYFMDFTRLIVDSVSELVDYWVIFNEPHVFCMLTYCAGAWPGGHPDMLEVATSALPTGVFNQAMHWIAIAHSKAYDYIHEKSTSSESIVGVAHHVSFMRPYGLFDVAAVSVANSLTLFPYVDSISNKLDFIGINYYGQEVVCGAGLKLVDTNEYSESGRGVYPDGLYRTLIQFHERYKHLKVPYIITENGVSDETDLIRRPYILEHLLAVYAAMIMGIPVLGYLFWTISDNWEWADGYGPKFGLVTVDRENNLSRIPRPSYHLFSKVASTGMITREDRARAWNDLQRAAREKKTRPFYRAVNKYGLMFSGGLDQPIQRPYIERDWRFGHYEMEGLQDPLSRLSRCFLRPFSIKSKRKDWKDDTELILQPLT; from the exons aTGCCAATTTACGCTCTCTTTATATCTGCGGCAAAACTCGCCGGCGTTCTAGCGACAGTCACCGTCGCCGCCAACGTCTTCTCTTTCTCGCTTTACCGGAAGAAGAACCTCAAACCTTTCAAGTCACCTATCGACGAGTCAGCTGAGATTCTTGCGTCTTTCAATTTAAACG AAGGAGAAGATGAGTTTTTCTTTGGATTGGCAACCGCCCCGGCCCATGTTGAGGACAGGCTTAATGATTCTTGGCTTCAGTTCGCAGAAGAAAGTCCTTGTGACAAATCACAGCCAAACCAGGGCATGGAAACAGCAGATGCGCTGGTGGGTTCGGCTGCTGGTGATGGTGGATCTCAGCCAGCTTCTGTTTCTAATAAAGATGTGAATAAGGTGGATATGAAGAAGAGGAAGCCTCTCAAAGTAGCTATGGAAGCCATGATCAGAGGGTTTGAAAAGCATGCAGAAGATGAACTGCCTGCGACAAACGAAGAGTGTCATCACAATGTAGCTGCATGGCACAATGTTCCCCACCC GGAAGAGAGGCTGAGATTTTGGTCTGATCCTGATACAGAGCTGAAGCTGGCAAAGGATACTGGTGTTAGTGTCTTTCGAATGGGAATTGATTGGACAAGAATCATGCCAGAGGAGCCTGTCAATGGGCATAAAGAGACT gttaattttgcTGCATTGGAGCGATATAAGTGGATCATCGCCAGAGTTCACTCTTATGGAATGAAGGTGATGTTGACCCTGTTCCATCACTCATTGCCACCATGGGCTGGTGAATATGGTGGATGGAAGCTGGAGAAAACTGTTGATTATTTTATGGATTTTACCAG GCTTATTGTTGACAGTGTATCAGAGCTTGTGGACTATTGGGTGATATTTAATGAGCCTCATGTCTTTTGCATGCTTACTTATTGTGCGGGTGCTTGGCCAGGCGGTCATCCTGATATGCTGGAAGTTGCCACTTCTGCTCTACCAACAGGTGTTTTCAACCAGGCCATGCATTGGATAGCTATTGCACACTCAAAGGCCTACGACTATATCCATGAAAAgag CACCTCATCAGAGTCAATAGTTGGGGTAGCACACCATGTATCATTCATGAGGCCATATGGGTTGTTTGATGTTGCTGCTGTTTCAGTGGCCAACTCCCTCACCCTTTTCCCATATGTGGATAGTATCTCCAATAAGCTGGATTTTATTGGAATAAACTACTATGGACAG GAAGTGGTATGTGGTGCTGGCCTGAAATTAGTAGACACCAATGAATATAGTGAATCTGGACGTGGAGTATATCCTGATGGCCTGTATCGCACGCTAATTCAATTCCATGAGAGGTACAAACATCTAAAGGTTCCTTACATTATTACGGAGAATGGCGTTTCTGATGAGACAGATCTGATTCGTCGGCCATATATTTTGGAACATTTACTAGCTGTTTATGCAGCCATGATCATG GGCATCCCTGTGCTTGGTTACCTCTTCTGGACTATTTCTGACAATTGGGAGTGGGCTGATGGATATGGTCCCAAGTTTGGACTGGTGACAGTTGATCGTGAAAACAATTTATCAAGGATTCCTCGTCCTTCATATCATCTATTCTCCAAG GTCGCATCTACAGGGATGATCACACGTGAAGATCGGGCACGTGCATGGAATGACCTCCAAAGAGCtgctagagagaaaaaaacaaggccATTTTATCGGGCGGTGAATAAATATGGTTTAATGTTTTCAG GAGGGCTTGACCAACCTATACAGCGGCCATATATTGAAAGAGATTGGCGATTTGGACATTATGAGATGGAAGGTCTCCAGGACCCATTAAGCCGCCTGTCAAGATGCTTTCTTCGACCATTTTCGatcaaaagtaaaagaaaagattggAAGGATGACACTGAATTGATTCTCCAGCCTCTAACATAA
- the LOC133695806 gene encoding serine carboxypeptidase-like 26 encodes MALIDRPFLSLLCIYLFLGSLVIPCIKALETNPETQESDRVINLPGQPSNPSISQFSGYVTVNKEHGRALFYWFFEAQSETSKKPLLLWLNGGPGCSSIGYGAASELGPLRVSKDGAGVYFNEYAWSKEVNLLFLESPVGVGFSYTNTSSDLTKLDDNFVAEDAYTFLVKWLQRFPQYKSRDFFISGESYAGHYVPQLAELVYDRNKDKTKYPLINLKGFIVGNPETNDYYDYKGLLEYAWSHAVISDQIYDKAKQVCDFTVSNWSSDCNDAMNLVFEKYNEIDIYNIYAPKCLINTTSSSVGSNDLLTKVNNYMIRRLRIPGGYDPCYSTYTEEYFNRADVQSSLHAKNSGNSRGKWRVCNALILYKYNFTVFSVLPIYTKLIKGGLKIWIYSGDADGRVPVIGSRYCIEALGLPLKSAWRSWFHNHQVGGRIVEYEGLTFVTVRGAGHLVPLNKPGEALSLIHSFLSGEPLPTSK; translated from the exons ATGGCTTTAATTGATAGACCTTTCCTATCTCTCTTGtgcatatatttatttcttggttCCTTAGTTATTCCTTGCATTAAAGCATTAGAAACAAACCCTGAAACTCAGGAATCTGATAGAGTAATTAATTTGCCGGGCCAACCTTCTAACCCGTCAATCTCACAGTTCTCAGGTTATGTCACCGTCAATAAAGAACATGGGAGAGCCCTTTTTTACTGGTTCTTTGAAGCTCAATCTGAAACATCCAAGAAGCCTCTCCTTCTGTGGCTAAATGGAG GGCCCGGCTGTTCATCTATTGGATATGGTGCTGCTTCAGAGTTAGGTCCACTAAGAGTTTCTAAAGATGGCGCTGGCGTTTACTTCAACGAATATGCTTGGAGTAAAG AAGTAAATTTACTATTTCTTGAATCCCCAGTTGGAGTTGGGTTCTCTTACACCAACACCTCATCTGATCTCACCAAACTAGATGATAATTTTGTGG CTGAGGATGCCTATACTTTCTTGGTGAAATGGTTGCAAAGATTTCCCCAATACAAAAGCCGTGATTTCTTCATTTCAGGAGAGAGTTATGCTG GCCACTATGTGCCTCAGCTGGCAGAGCTTGTCTATGATAGAAACAAGGATAAAACTAAATATCCACTGATCAATCTGAAGGGTTTTATT GTAGGAAATCCAGAAACCAATGACTACTATGATTACAAAGGCTTGCTAGAATATGCGTGGAGCCATGCTGTAATATCAGACCAGATCTATGACAAGGCCAAACAAGTATGTGATTTCACAGTTTCCAACTGGTCTAGTGACTGCAATGACGCCATGAACTTAGTGTTCGAGAAATACAACGAAATTGATATCTACAATATATATGCCCCTAAGTGTCTTATTAACACTACATCTTCATCTGTTGGTAGCAATGATTTACTAACCAAG GTGAACAATTACATGATAAGAAGGCTTAGAATCCCTGGAGGTTACGACCCATGTTATTCAACATATACTGAGGAGTATTTTAACAGGGCTGATGTTCAATCATCCCTTCATGCAAAAAATAGTGGAAATTCTAGAGGGAAATGGAGGGTCTGCAA CGCTCTCATTCtgtacaaatacaattttactgTGTTCTCTGTCCTCCCAATCTACACCAAGCTCATCAAGGGCGGTCTCAAGATCTGGATATACAG TGGGGACGCAGATGGCAGAGTACCCGTTATTGGGTCACGATATTGTATTGAAGCTCTTGGACTGCCTCTCAAATCTGCCTGGCGTTCTTGGTTTCACAACCATCAG GTTGGAGGAAGGATAGTGGAGTACGAGGGATTGACATTTGTGACTGTGAGAGGGGCAGGTCACTTGGTTCCTCTCAACAAGCCCGGCGAGGCTCTCTCGCTTATCCACTCTTTCCTGTCCGGTGAACCTCTCCCTACAAGTAAATAG
- the LOC133695719 gene encoding uncharacterized protein LOC133695719, giving the protein MSAPEPTANLLTSRHRRRKGMSMVTQDIRAKAEVCYGDETCREKIVSLLTEKGLPSGLITVLEEIEEYRYIKDTGFVSLKHKSKRKDHKFDKVAVCYDNEVTAYFEPNRIRNLTGVKAKEFLIWITLSEIYVSGDIPAALITFKTPAGFSKSFPLSSFTFKDEEEANEVHEAKIGKIKGVKL; this is encoded by the coding sequence ATGTCAGCGCCAGAGCCAACTGCAAACCTCTTGACATCAAGACATCGTAGGAGGAAAGGCATGTCTATGGTGACACAAGATATCAGGGCCAAGGCAGAGGTTTGTTATGGAGATGAAACATGCAGAGAGAAGATTGTTTCCTTGCTGACAGAAAAGGGCTTGCCAAGTGGTCTGATAACAGTATTAGAAGAGATAGAGGAATACCGCTACATTAAGGACACAGGGTTTGTTTCGCTCAAGCACAAGAGCAAGAGAAAAGATCACAAGTTCGACAAGGTAGCCGTATGCTATGACAATGAAGTCACGGCATATTTTGAGCCCAACAGGATCAGGAATTTGACTGGTGTTAAGGCCAAGGAGTTCTTGATTTGGATTACTTTGAGTGAAATTTATGTAAGCGGTGACATTCCAGCTGCGTTGATTACATTCAAGACTCCTGCAGGTTTCTCCAAATCTTTCCCATTATCATCGTTCACTTTTAAAGATGAGGAGGAGGCGAATGAAGTTCATGAAgcaaaaattggaaaaataaaggGGGTGAAACTGTAA